AATCTCTCCTTTTACTATTACTTCATAGGTTTTGTAAATGTCTTTTTTGGGAGAAATAATTTTATGTATATATTCACCGTCATTGGTAAGTATTAATAGACCATGTGCATCTTTATCAAGTCTTCCTGCTATTTTTAATTCATTTTTATATGGGTGGTTTATTAATTGAAGGACGTATTTGTCTTTTTTATCGTATGTTGCTGAAAGGTAGCCTTTTGGTTTGTTAATTATAATATAAATGTTTTTGTGTGGTATTATTTTTTTGTTATTGACCGTTATTTCATCGTTTTCTGAGACTTTAAATTCGGGCTTTTTTATTGTTTTACCGTTTACTTTTACAACACCGGCTTTAATAATTTTTTTTACTTCAGAACGTGTCCCAACCTTTGCATTTGCAAGGAATTTATCCAATCTCTCCATTAAAATCTTCCTTTTGTTACCGATGAATATACGTCTTCCAGGGATATTTTCATTTGTCTGAAGGAACATTTTATATTTTTATCTTTTAATAATTTTTCAAATTCATTTATTTTTAATGGAGTTTCTATAATTGCTGTTGTTGAGGAAATAATTTTTAATCCAAGTATATTTTCATTGTTTTTAAGTTCTTCAATATCTTTCAGGTATTCCTGAGATTCCAGCTCTATTTCTATAATGGAGAGTTTGTCTTCAAATTTTTTCATGAGGTTTATCATTTTATCGTATTCAACGATTTTTCCATCAACAATAATAGCAACTTCTGAAGCTATTTGTTCAACTTCCCACATATAATGCGAAGAAATGAGTATTGTCTTTTTGTTTTTAATATTTTCATCCAATATATATTCTCTTATAAATCGAGATGTTTCAACGTCTATAGCTATAGTTGGTTCATCTAAAAGAAGTAATTTTGGATTTTTTATTAAAGAACGGGCTATATTTAATTTTTGTTTATTTCCAGATGAAAGATTTTTTGTGAGTCTGTTTTTATATATTGAAAGTCCAAAATCTTCCAGTAATTCAATTGCTCGTGATTTTAAATCGTCTCTTACATTGCTTATTTTTCCAAATAAAATTAAATTTTCATATGGTGTAAGCTCATCTTCAAGAACTGTGTAGTCTGATACAAGGCTAATAATTTTTCTTACTTTATCCTTTTCTTTTACAACATCATATCCAAATGCTTTAACGCTTCCTGATGAAGGTAATATTAATGTAGAGATGATTTTCATTAAAGTGGATTTTCCTGCACCGTTTGGTCCTAATAATCCGACAATTTTTTGTTCGTCAACTGTAAAGTTTATATTGTTAAGAGCAATCACATCTCCAAATTTTCTTGTTACGTTTTTCATTTCAATGGCTTTTTCCATACTTTATTACCTCACATGTCGTATTTTAAATTCTTTCTTAATCTTCTTTCAAGATCGCGTTTTGCAATATCTTCTCTCTTGTCATATAATTTTTTACCTTTAACGAGAGCTATTTCTACCTTTACAAGCCCTTTGCTATTAATATACATCTTTAGAGGAATTATTGTTAATCCTTTTTCTTTAACTTTTTGATCCAGTTTTAATATTTCATATTTATGCATAAGCAATCTTCTTGGCCTTTCTGGATCGTGATTGAAAACAGAAGCGTTTTTATATTGACTAATATGAGCGTTGTATAAGAAAATTTCCCCTTTTTCTATTTTGCAAAAAGCATCTTTTAAATTTACTCTTCCATCTCTAATGGATTTCACTTCTGAACCCAAAAGTTCTATTCCCGCTTCATATTTTTCAAGAATATGATATTGAAAGGTTGCCTGTTTGTTATTGGCGACTATTTTCATTTATGATCCTCCATTTCTGAGCTTAATTTTTCTGAGAATTCATTTTTCCTTCTTATGGCTCTATTGATTCTTTCAGCGCGTTTTTTACCTATACCCGGAACGTTTATTAATTCATCCATGTTTGCTTTCATTAATGTTTCGAGATTTTTGAATGTTTCAACAACATTTCTTACAATAATTGAAGGTATTCTCGTTGAATATAATAGTCTAAATCCTCTTGGAGTTACAAAGAATTCTTCAAGGTCATTTTCTGTTTCTATATCATACCCAAGTTTTTGAGAGATTAGTTTCATATTTAAAAATTCTTCTGTTTTAAATCCGTCAAATAATTTTAAAGCTTCCTGGGGATATTGGAAATCGAGAAGATCTTTTGAATAATCCATAATTAATGCTCCAAGATATCTTGGAGTGATTCTATATATTTCATTTATTTCCAATTTTGAACTTTCTGCAGCTTCTCCAAGTTCGAGAAGGTATTTTTCTGCTTTTTGAGCTACTTTTAATGTCATGAATCCTTTTGATATTGCTTCAACAACTGTGGATAATATTACCCTGTTTTCCATTTCTGCAATATTAATTTCTGAAAGCAATTCAAAGAAGCTTTGCTTATATCTTTGTGCAACGGCTATTTCCTGGTTTAAACGAGGAAGGATTATAGTTTCTGGATATAGTACCCTGCTGTTTGTACCGTAATATATTGAAACCTGATTTCTTCTTTTTGAAACTGCTATGAGTATTTCATCTGTTTGTTTTGCCATTCTTTCTGCCGTTCTATGCCTCATGCCAGTTTGAAAACTCGGAATATTACTTGAAGGATTTAATTGAGCATTTGCATATAAGATTTTTGTGGCATCTTTATTTAAAACAATTGCTCCATCCATTTTTGCAAGTTCATACATTCTCTCCGGCTCAAATTCTGTATCTATAACAAAACCAAGCTGGATTAATCCTTTGCTTAAATGTTCTTCTGCATTATCAGTTAAGAAAATTAGGGCTCCTAAATTAGCTGAAATTATAAGGTCTATTCCATCCCTTAATTTTTTACCAGGAGCAAGTAATGAAAGTATGTCTGTAATGTCGTTTTTTGGAGTCATTATATCACCTGCCTTATGCAAAGAATCTTTTTACTAATTCACTGAGATTTGAAATTTTTATGTGTTCATTATTTTTAATCTTCTTAGAATTTGGTATTACAATATAATCAATTCCTAATTTTTTTGAAAATTCAATTCTTTTTTCAAGATTGTTTATATTTCTTATATTTCCATCA
This is a stretch of genomic DNA from Marinitoga piezophila KA3. It encodes these proteins:
- a CDS encoding pseudouridine synthase → MERLDKFLANAKVGTRSEVKKIIKAGVVKVNGKTIKKPEFKVSENDEITVNNKKIIPHKNIYIIINKPKGYLSATYDKKDKYVLQLINHPYKNELKIAGRLDKDAHGLLILTNDGEYIHKIISPKKDIYKTYEVIVKGEITEEKLEKLKKGIKLKDFTTKPAIIEKVENQKITIKISEGKFHQVKRMMKAVGLEVIDLKRIAIGNITLPENLNDGEWIELINNKI
- a CDS encoding ABC transporter ATP-binding protein, with protein sequence MEKAIEMKNVTRKFGDVIALNNINFTVDEQKIVGLLGPNGAGKSTLMKIISTLILPSSGSVKAFGYDVVKEKDKVRKIISLVSDYTVLEDELTPYENLILFGKISNVRDDLKSRAIELLEDFGLSIYKNRLTKNLSSGNKQKLNIARSLIKNPKLLLLDEPTIAIDVETSRFIREYILDENIKNKKTILISSHYMWEVEQIASEVAIIVDGKIVEYDKMINLMKKFEDKLSIIEIELESQEYLKDIEELKNNENILGLKIISSTTAIIETPLKINEFEKLLKDKNIKCSFRQMKISLEDVYSSVTKGRF
- the smpB gene encoding SsrA-binding protein SmpB, encoding MKIVANNKQATFQYHILEKYEAGIELLGSEVKSIRDGRVNLKDAFCKIEKGEIFLYNAHISQYKNASVFNHDPERPRRLLMHKYEILKLDQKVKEKGLTIIPLKMYINSKGLVKVEIALVKGKKLYDKREDIAKRDLERRLRKNLKYDM
- the disA gene encoding DNA integrity scanning diadenylate cyclase DisA; translated protein: MTPKNDITDILSLLAPGKKLRDGIDLIISANLGALIFLTDNAEEHLSKGLIQLGFVIDTEFEPERMYELAKMDGAIVLNKDATKILYANAQLNPSSNIPSFQTGMRHRTAERMAKQTDEILIAVSKRRNQVSIYYGTNSRVLYPETIILPRLNQEIAVAQRYKQSFFELLSEINIAEMENRVILSTVVEAISKGFMTLKVAQKAEKYLLELGEAAESSKLEINEIYRITPRYLGALIMDYSKDLLDFQYPQEALKLFDGFKTEEFLNMKLISQKLGYDIETENDLEEFFVTPRGFRLLYSTRIPSIIVRNVVETFKNLETLMKANMDELINVPGIGKKRAERINRAIRRKNEFSEKLSSEMEDHK